One stretch of Saccharomonospora xinjiangensis XJ-54 DNA includes these proteins:
- a CDS encoding beta-ketoacyl synthase N-terminal-like domain-containing protein: MPVGPAPERGEERLEPIAVIGMAGRYPGAEDLDEFWANLKSGVDSVTEIPGDRWDHRRFGDVRSASGRPLSSWGGFLDDVDGFDAAFFRISSAEAAVLDPQERLFLQTCWSAIEDAGYTPRSLCPPSGPAGRRRGGVFAGVMHKDYPLSSVEHTTLGGAPVPIGLSQGQIANRVSFFCDFHGPSLAVDTLCSSSLTAVHLAVASLRSGECTVAIAGGVNLSLHPAKYVGYGLVNMHSSDGRCRSFGDGGDGYVSAEGVGAVVLKPLSAAERDGDHIYAVITGSAVNHGGAASGFSVPNPVAQAAVLTEAFADAGIDPATVGVLEAHGTGTSLGDPIELRALVTAFGDTAEPGSCSLGSVKSNIGHAEGAAGISGLTKAVLQLHHRTLVPTLHAEAVNPLLNLDGSPFRLQRTTEPWTCGGVRRAGVSSFGATGANAHVVVEEYTGRSTEPDAARLTGPVVIPLSARTPKALRTLAARLLDRVRGGVDDPVGEVTARLARVLGTDPTAIDPMRPWHEYGVTAAEVAELTRSLSDLLPQEGHPRLTTAHSCADAAALLPHGQSAPDLADVAFTLQEGRVELAERAAFVVSDLAALTAALAGFLTDDSVRVHGSDPALCALAQRWVAGEPVTWPTPADQAGQVGHRRPRRVSLPTYPFARDRFWFTDHAVTPKGTERAATNGHHGTEQVVVRDDHGTARDGHAAPGHDAGGLGANGRATGVQDAPDHSGNGHGAGGQGAGRASRDVVALTEPARARLRVPSWVSRPSAQGTGEASGRVLVLDSGAGPLAGAIADHHRAAGATVIEATTSTAAAGRRTVSPADPGAVRTLLTEIGAVDRVHLVVGVEDPHARVDADVQLLALRLVRALAEKGERTDLHITTHDTHGLDGNAANARGAGLTGLAYFLAREQHRFAVRNVDVSAADTDLPALAAAIVAEPASPRAELTLLRGGVRYRQRFDEIDPPAGAPALRTGGAYLLIGGAGVVGQALTRHLHEHYGAKVAWLGRRPAGDPAVRTALAA, from the coding sequence GTGCCCGTCGGGCCCGCGCCGGAGCGGGGCGAGGAAAGGCTGGAGCCGATCGCGGTGATCGGCATGGCAGGCCGGTATCCCGGCGCCGAGGATCTCGACGAGTTCTGGGCCAACCTCAAGTCCGGTGTGGACAGCGTGACCGAGATCCCGGGCGACCGGTGGGACCACCGTCGCTTCGGCGACGTGCGCAGCGCGTCGGGAAGGCCGCTGTCGTCGTGGGGCGGGTTCCTCGACGACGTGGACGGCTTCGACGCGGCGTTCTTCCGGATCTCCTCGGCCGAGGCGGCCGTGCTCGACCCGCAGGAACGGCTGTTCCTCCAGACGTGCTGGTCGGCGATCGAGGACGCCGGGTACACGCCTCGGTCGCTGTGCCCGCCGTCCGGCCCCGCAGGCCGCCGCAGAGGCGGGGTGTTCGCAGGCGTGATGCACAAGGACTACCCGCTGTCCAGTGTCGAGCACACGACGCTCGGGGGCGCCCCGGTGCCGATCGGTCTCAGCCAGGGACAGATCGCCAACCGGGTGTCGTTCTTCTGCGACTTCCACGGCCCCAGCCTCGCCGTGGACACGCTGTGCTCGTCGTCGCTGACGGCCGTGCACCTCGCCGTGGCGAGCCTGCGGTCGGGGGAGTGCACCGTGGCGATCGCGGGTGGGGTGAACCTGTCGCTGCACCCCGCGAAGTACGTGGGATACGGCCTGGTCAACATGCATTCCAGCGACGGCCGCTGCCGGTCCTTCGGTGACGGCGGCGACGGCTACGTCTCAGCCGAGGGTGTCGGCGCGGTGGTGCTCAAGCCGCTGTCGGCGGCCGAGCGCGACGGCGACCACATCTACGCGGTCATCACGGGCAGCGCGGTGAACCACGGCGGCGCGGCGAGCGGGTTCAGCGTGCCGAACCCGGTGGCGCAGGCCGCGGTGCTCACCGAGGCGTTCGCGGACGCCGGCATCGACCCGGCCACCGTCGGTGTGCTGGAGGCGCACGGCACCGGGACCTCGCTGGGCGATCCGATCGAGTTGCGGGCGCTGGTGACGGCGTTCGGTGACACAGCCGAGCCGGGGAGCTGCTCGCTCGGGTCGGTGAAGTCCAACATCGGCCACGCCGAGGGCGCGGCAGGCATCTCGGGGCTGACGAAGGCGGTGCTGCAACTGCACCACCGCACGCTCGTGCCGACACTGCACGCCGAGGCGGTGAACCCGCTGCTGAACCTGGACGGATCACCGTTCCGGCTCCAGCGCACCACCGAACCGTGGACGTGCGGCGGTGTCCGCAGAGCCGGGGTCAGTTCGTTCGGCGCGACGGGCGCGAACGCCCACGTCGTGGTGGAGGAGTACACCGGAAGGAGCACCGAGCCGGATGCGGCACGCCTCACCGGGCCGGTTGTCATTCCCCTGTCGGCGCGCACGCCCAAGGCGCTGCGGACGCTGGCCGCGCGCCTGCTCGATCGGGTGCGCGGCGGGGTGGACGATCCCGTCGGCGAGGTCACGGCGCGGCTGGCGCGGGTGCTGGGCACCGACCCCACCGCCATCGACCCCATGCGGCCGTGGCACGAGTACGGCGTCACGGCAGCCGAGGTGGCCGAGCTGACCAGGTCGCTTTCGGACCTCCTGCCGCAGGAGGGACACCCGAGGCTGACCACCGCGCACAGCTGCGCCGACGCCGCCGCGCTGCTCCCGCACGGCCAGTCAGCACCCGATCTGGCCGATGTGGCCTTCACCTTGCAGGAAGGGCGCGTCGAACTGGCCGAGCGAGCGGCGTTCGTGGTCTCGGACCTCGCCGCACTCACCGCCGCACTCGCCGGGTTCCTCACCGACGACTCGGTGCGGGTCCACGGGTCGGATCCTGCGCTGTGTGCCCTGGCACAGCGTTGGGTGGCGGGGGAGCCGGTGACGTGGCCGACCCCGGCAGACCAGGCAGGGCAGGTAGGACACCGTCGTCCTCGCAGGGTCAGCCTTCCCACCTACCCGTTCGCCCGTGACCGGTTCTGGTTCACCGACCACGCCGTCACCCCGAAGGGCACCGAGCGGGCGGCCACCAATGGCCACCACGGGACCGAACAGGTCGTGGTGCGCGACGATCACGGCACCGCCCGCGACGGCCACGCCGCACCCGGCCACGACGCAGGCGGCTTGGGTGCGAACGGCCGCGCCACCGGTGTCCAGGACGCGCCCGATCACAGCGGGAACGGCCACGGTGCGGGCGGCCAGGGCGCGGGGCGGGCCTCGCGCGATGTGGTGGCGCTGACCGAACCGGCACGGGCCCGGCTGCGCGTGCCGAGCTGGGTGTCGCGGCCGTCCGCGCAGGGCACCGGCGAGGCCTCGGGACGAGTGCTGGTTCTCGACTCTGGTGCGGGGCCGCTGGCCGGGGCGATCGCCGACCACCACCGCGCGGCCGGAGCGACCGTGATCGAGGCGACCACGAGCACGGCCGCAGCGGGGCGGCGCACCGTCTCGCCCGCCGATCCCGGCGCCGTGCGCACACTGCTCACCGAGATCGGCGCCGTTGACCGCGTTCATCTCGTGGTGGGGGTGGAGGACCCGCACGCGCGCGTCGATGCCGATGTGCAGCTGCTGGCTCTGCGACTGGTGCGGGCGCTGGCCGAGAAGGGGGAGCGCACCGACCTGCACATCACCACGCACGACACCCACGGTCTCGACGGCAACGCCGCCAACGCCAGGGGTGCCGGTCTCACGGGTCTCGCGTACTTCCTCGCTCGCGAGCAGCACCGCTTCGCGGTCCGTAACGTGGACGTCTCCGCCGCCGACACCGACCTTCCCGCGCTGGCGGCGGCGATCGTCGCCGAGCCCGCGAGCCCGCGAGCCGAACTGACTCTCCTGCGCGGCGGTGTGCGCTACCGGCAGCGGTTCGACGAGATCGACCCGCCCGCCGGCGCGCCCGCGCTGCGCACCGGCGGCGCGTACCTGCTGATCGGTGGCGCGGGGGTCGTCGGCCAGGCACTCACCCGGCACCTGCACGAACACTACGGAGCGAAGGTCGCGTGGCTGGGCCGCAGACCGGCCGGCGACCCGGCGGTCAGGACGGCGCTGGCGGCGG